Proteins encoded together in one Desulfosporosinus meridiei DSM 13257 window:
- a CDS encoding PilN domain-containing protein, with protein sequence MKDINLIAKSLQQKREHQNSGMGQKLLFSILIVLLVGALGYGVLAFLKARLVTKEEAIAQKIKEAAPIVELKKNILVKEQKITQLSEVIDMANAQSILNTKILDGISKVLPEDVFIVNYAVSQAGELNIIGKARDMDSIAYFVHELKESGLFSDVYLSNVSSTISKSSDSNPTGITEYNFSALLTLKK encoded by the coding sequence TTGAAAGATATAAATCTGATAGCAAAGTCATTGCAGCAAAAACGGGAACATCAAAACTCTGGAATGGGTCAAAAATTATTGTTTTCGATTCTAATCGTTTTGTTAGTAGGAGCTCTGGGATATGGAGTTCTTGCCTTTCTCAAGGCTCGTTTAGTTACAAAGGAAGAAGCCATTGCCCAAAAGATTAAAGAGGCTGCCCCCATTGTTGAACTCAAAAAGAATATACTAGTCAAAGAACAAAAGATTACTCAGCTTTCTGAGGTAATTGATATGGCAAATGCTCAGTCCATCCTTAATACTAAAATACTTGACGGTATTTCCAAAGTGTTGCCGGAGGATGTCTTTATAGTTAATTATGCAGTGAGCCAAGCAGGAGAGTTGAATATCATTGGGAAGGCAAGGGACATGGACAGTATAGCTTATTTTGTCCATGAGCTGAAAGAGAGCGGGCTATTCAGTGATGTCTACCTTAGCAATGTAAGCAGTACCATTAGTAAAAGTTCGGATTCCAATCCCACAGGTATAACAGAGTATAATTTCTCAGCACTTTTAACTTTGAAAAAGTGA
- a CDS encoding DUF4860 domain-containing protein: MESKKFNQLKDYQGYTLVELIVVLAIMAILGSMLVSLMNVGVRLYRTADTAMNNQSNARVALAYVTVKIRQNDASNAISVSNELDSLNDSIYVLKIKDANVSGNTIWIYYDKYTQKLREQKGSSSFDPVLKNGTEITGLKSFKIEKSGITLHFEVLSIDSTVYLSQDITLRSP, translated from the coding sequence TTGGAGAGTAAGAAATTTAATCAGTTGAAAGATTACCAAGGATATACTCTTGTAGAGCTTATTGTCGTGCTGGCAATTATGGCTATTTTGGGTTCGATGCTGGTGTCATTGATGAATGTTGGTGTCCGGTTATACAGAACCGCTGATACAGCAATGAATAATCAAAGTAACGCACGGGTGGCCTTAGCATATGTAACAGTCAAAATTCGACAGAATGATGCATCTAATGCTATATCAGTCAGTAATGAATTAGATAGTCTAAATGATTCTATCTATGTATTAAAGATAAAAGATGCCAATGTATCAGGGAATACGATTTGGATCTATTATGATAAGTACACTCAAAAATTGCGAGAACAAAAGGGAAGTAGTAGTTTCGATCCTGTATTAAAAAACGGTACAGAAATAACGGGGTTAAAAAGTTTTAAGATTGAAAAAAGTGGGATTACGCTTCACTTTGAGGTTTTATCAATTGATAGTACCGTTTATTTATCACAAGATATCACCTTGCGATCACCTTAG
- the pilM gene encoding pilus assembly protein PilM codes for MFRDNKVLGIDIGTRLTKFALLKQGTKPELIAWGIVPTPQGSVSDGLIRDKEAVSEMLKSAISEYKLTAKRVAVTLHSSGIMLRELNLTALEDAEIEPAVEFELSQSFPDMLQTHATAFKIYTKTSESLNGISTSCPKQIVNSYIELFDDSGLTLKYVDVNANTLAKAYNHFVQPPVPGDSVLIVDLSYATSEVNVLVDGKLILSRSVSGGGAFVDSLIVNRFEISMEEAEAARQSGYKQLSISQDELDSCLRLGYSSVEEQIRQTLDFIRYSKLPDGIKQICLTGGGSNFPGLETYFSGIFRTPVTVAQSDSIPLEVSDKFFILMPAIGAALRED; via the coding sequence ATGTTTAGGGATAATAAAGTTCTTGGTATTGATATCGGCACGCGTTTGACAAAATTTGCTTTATTGAAGCAAGGAACAAAACCGGAACTTATTGCCTGGGGGATTGTTCCAACACCTCAGGGAAGTGTTTCTGACGGCCTGATCAGGGACAAGGAAGCCGTCTCGGAAATGCTGAAGAGTGCGATCAGTGAATATAAGTTAACGGCAAAGAGGGTTGCTGTTACACTGCATTCCTCCGGCATTATGCTGCGGGAACTTAACTTGACGGCTCTAGAAGATGCTGAAATCGAACCTGCTGTCGAGTTTGAATTATCTCAAAGCTTTCCGGATATGCTGCAAACTCATGCTACTGCTTTCAAAATATATACTAAGACAAGTGAATCTCTGAATGGGATTAGCACATCTTGTCCTAAACAAATTGTAAATAGTTATATTGAGCTGTTTGATGATTCTGGTCTAACATTAAAATATGTTGACGTTAATGCTAACACATTGGCAAAAGCTTATAATCATTTTGTGCAACCTCCGGTCCCGGGGGATTCGGTGTTAATCGTTGACCTAAGTTATGCAACATCCGAAGTAAATGTTCTAGTCGATGGAAAGTTAATCTTAAGCCGCAGTGTTTCAGGTGGGGGGGCATTCGTCGATAGCTTAATTGTCAACCGCTTCGAAATCTCCATGGAGGAAGCAGAAGCAGCCAGGCAGAGCGGGTATAAGCAATTGTCGATAAGTCAGGATGAGTTGGATTCTTGCCTTCGCTTGGGATATTCTTCGGTTGAAGAACAGATAAGACAAACTCTGGACTTTATTCGCTATAGTAAGCTGCCTGACGGTATAAAACAGATTTGCCTTACCGGCGGGGGCAGTAATTTTCCAGGTTTGGAGACTTACTTCAGCGGCATATTCAGGACACCTGTAACAGTTGCACAATCAGATAGTATTCCCCTTGAAGTCTCAGATAAGTTTTTTATTTTGATGCCCGCTATTGGCGCAGCTTTAAGGGAGGACTAG
- a CDS encoding type IV pilus modification PilV family protein, whose product MKAKYDKGFTLVEVMIALAIVAIVSTPLLRMFVTTSYANHEAQVMDSANTIVVQKAEIFKANPEGYRSEHGDESYDFYKEDGTFIGEYPDLSDIPSGAAMMIKSTMSGPQNNGSNVPEVGYYPDFALTINLSKYASDVDLLKLTVSDCYVISVDPLAGLILVDTMKFTDTVIPIRVDFHGDKKTINVENYSDKEAEFYIFNAEDNSDVTIHVVKGASSTAFVNNPETIPSKSYNLTLTVNRLKEGIWAEMLNYSALANDYSAK is encoded by the coding sequence GTGAAAGCAAAATATGACAAAGGCTTTACCTTAGTTGAAGTAATGATCGCTTTGGCTATTGTGGCTATAGTTTCAACCCCTTTGTTGCGTATGTTCGTGACGACAAGTTATGCCAATCATGAAGCTCAAGTTATGGATTCGGCAAATACGATTGTTGTTCAAAAAGCTGAGATATTCAAAGCTAATCCTGAAGGGTATAGAAGTGAACACGGCGATGAATCATATGATTTCTATAAAGAAGATGGTACCTTTATCGGGGAGTATCCTGATTTAAGCGATATTCCTTCTGGGGCAGCCATGATGATTAAAAGTACTATGTCAGGACCTCAAAATAATGGATCAAATGTCCCTGAAGTTGGATATTATCCTGACTTTGCACTGACGATAAATTTGTCAAAATACGCATCTGACGTTGATTTACTTAAATTAACTGTGTCAGACTGTTATGTAATAAGTGTGGACCCTCTTGCAGGTTTAATATTAGTTGATACCATGAAATTTACGGATACGGTCATTCCAATCAGGGTTGATTTTCATGGAGATAAGAAAACTATTAATGTTGAAAACTACTCGGACAAGGAAGCGGAGTTTTATATTTTCAATGCCGAAGATAATAGTGATGTAACAATTCATGTGGTTAAAGGGGCTTCGAGTACAGCATTTGTGAATAATCCTGAGACCATTCCTAGTAAAAGTTACAATTTAACACTTACGGTAAATAGGCTGAAAGAAGGGATTTGGGCAGAAATGCTTAACTATTCAGCTTTGGCAAATGATTATTCTGCAAAATAG
- a CDS encoding prepilin-type N-terminal cleavage/methylation domain-containing protein, giving the protein MPNNKGFTLIEMMIVIVIIGILASAAYPTLSGAANISNENERAIHEEVINKALIECYALTGTYPNQGVHDTSKSNLTLSELSKLEEQTGIHMNTSKYEYTYVLNDNGIYDVNKLHVDLN; this is encoded by the coding sequence GTGCCCAACAATAAAGGGTTTACATTAATCGAAATGATGATAGTAATTGTTATTATTGGAATATTGGCTTCCGCTGCCTATCCTACTCTCTCAGGAGCAGCAAACATATCTAATGAGAATGAACGCGCAATACACGAAGAAGTCATCAATAAAGCCTTGATAGAATGCTATGCGCTGACAGGGACTTATCCTAATCAGGGAGTTCATGACACAAGTAAATCAAATCTCACATTAAGCGAGTTATCTAAATTAGAAGAGCAAACGGGTATTCACATGAACACCTCCAAATATGAGTACACCTATGTACTAAATGACAATGGGATCTATGATGTTAATAAACTCCATGTTGATTTGAATTGA
- a CDS encoding DUF2572 family protein, whose amino-acid sequence MKFGTRLNLKSEKGNALLMALAVIFILTSFGTVSLMTSVANVKMSGKYKSWSKDYSILDTNAETKVNQINSILEEAESNAQKYMDGQYYLSSMGPSGDLEIPDPAQKYINGQWSTWVKPYLGDMESEEYKNYQPIFVDNILTRLYYYYASKLLNNNADANGYALLTQIDGSDIGLTDYQSNLFSSSTQILNEGNLAVKLQTNTIKDKVIAVRLIVNYPTYEPVKQTKVVVFKGNPIWTNAITAAGSIGFINGSSTIKGDLFSADKEESLYLNDNHVKASGIYSDGAQVSIYGNVYSKGNLHTIRSNSKMNIYKYPTENFSIDLKSNVFAKNIYPGLFFEDDLEKYPISTKYTYVEPYPVDSSDDTLYFINQDIIGGNIYCNSLSVDRTVDDKKVDNAEIYAHGNVSTWNDIKMNNSIPGSLFDGKDSKITVAKNFIGINAEGHNGDPNASSTVINNTALSGNTITLNGKMIVPGTAWAEYAGVKKNGWERFWWPGSKSNPINPWLSYQYYQTGESITAKNADIYSAYLSPVEHPVPSYNYSYEPYTIEAEPDSYVEANINSYYLMRGDNTSGSDTDSLIPKKSQLTDFINSKKLSGGKVVSNIFSGGNVTGYALGEALLHRSKASTVTVHGEPISNLPDDLQPHQIIDNADYHMYYFDIQSTLSKIFLSKVQNLGTLKKMPVSFEGFIDPSEGYRENLGRDYEDYVDKSAVKDINGNLLHSNPAEMTNAFVYLELPSSGETNILNISDSFSGIIYCEGNLKITGSGNFNGAIIAEGNITVVNDASISYDEEVIQNVLEKDNDAYCFFSKLSSFENQTNKSKGFIDKSAIFNSDGSLRSWVKTDPTGMQKNFIYFKNNNSTLHSGNYQGIIYCEGNLNIENGVTLNGAIICEGNVTVEGGSTITYDEKVIKNVLKDANVRRFFAPGEMGSDIISNYTTTASDGAVRLTNVKRFQIVEWKEEQQ is encoded by the coding sequence ATGAAATTTGGCACACGCCTCAATCTGAAAAGTGAAAAGGGTAATGCATTGCTTATGGCCTTGGCAGTCATTTTTATCTTGACCTCCTTCGGGACAGTATCTTTGATGACAAGTGTGGCTAACGTCAAAATGAGCGGAAAATACAAGAGTTGGTCTAAGGATTACTCTATTCTTGACACAAATGCTGAAACAAAGGTGAATCAGATAAATTCTATATTAGAAGAAGCTGAAAGTAATGCCCAAAAGTATATGGACGGACAATATTACTTGTCGTCGATGGGACCAAGTGGGGATTTGGAAATCCCAGATCCGGCTCAGAAGTACATAAATGGACAATGGAGTACGTGGGTGAAACCCTATTTAGGTGATATGGAAAGTGAGGAGTATAAGAACTATCAGCCCATTTTTGTGGATAATATTCTTACGAGACTATACTATTATTATGCATCTAAGCTCCTTAACAATAATGCAGATGCCAACGGTTATGCTTTATTAACTCAGATTGATGGTTCGGATATAGGACTAACTGATTATCAGAGTAATTTGTTTAGCAGCTCGACACAGATTTTGAATGAAGGAAATTTGGCTGTCAAGTTACAAACCAATACCATTAAAGATAAAGTCATAGCTGTCAGGCTTATTGTTAACTATCCAACTTACGAACCTGTTAAACAAACAAAAGTTGTTGTATTTAAAGGGAATCCGATTTGGACCAATGCAATTACCGCCGCTGGCAGCATTGGTTTTATAAATGGCTCAAGCACTATTAAAGGGGATTTGTTTTCCGCAGATAAAGAGGAAAGTCTTTATCTTAATGATAATCATGTGAAGGCATCGGGAATATATAGTGACGGTGCACAGGTTAGTATTTACGGTAATGTATATTCTAAGGGGAATCTTCATACCATTCGAAGCAATTCTAAAATGAATATCTACAAATATCCTACTGAAAATTTCTCGATTGATTTAAAGTCGAATGTCTTTGCCAAAAATATTTATCCTGGGCTATTTTTTGAAGACGACCTTGAAAAATATCCCATATCAACAAAGTATACTTATGTTGAACCATATCCTGTAGATTCCAGTGATGATACGCTCTATTTTATTAATCAAGATATTATCGGAGGCAACATTTATTGTAACAGCTTGTCAGTGGATCGTACGGTGGATGATAAAAAGGTTGACAATGCTGAAATTTATGCCCATGGTAATGTAAGTACGTGGAATGATATTAAGATGAATAATAGTATACCAGGCAGCCTCTTTGACGGAAAAGATTCGAAAATTACCGTAGCAAAGAATTTTATAGGTATTAATGCAGAAGGGCACAATGGGGATCCTAATGCCAGCAGTACGGTGATCAATAACACAGCTCTGTCAGGTAATACGATAACTTTAAACGGAAAGATGATTGTACCGGGAACCGCTTGGGCTGAGTATGCTGGAGTTAAGAAAAACGGTTGGGAGCGCTTTTGGTGGCCTGGTTCTAAATCAAATCCCATTAATCCTTGGCTTAGTTATCAGTATTATCAGACTGGAGAAAGTATAACTGCTAAAAATGCAGATATCTATAGTGCCTATCTGTCACCTGTGGAGCATCCAGTTCCTTCGTATAATTATTCTTATGAACCTTATACAATAGAAGCTGAACCTGATTCATATGTGGAGGCAAATATTAATTCTTATTATTTAATGCGAGGAGATAATACGAGCGGAAGTGATACGGATAGTTTGATTCCCAAAAAGAGTCAACTAACTGATTTTATCAATAGTAAAAAGCTAAGTGGAGGTAAGGTTGTTTCAAATATATTTTCAGGTGGAAACGTCACAGGATACGCACTGGGGGAAGCGTTATTGCACAGAAGTAAAGCATCCACGGTCACGGTACATGGAGAGCCTATCAGTAATCTCCCAGATGATCTACAGCCTCACCAGATCATTGATAACGCAGACTATCATATGTATTATTTTGATATACAAAGTACTTTGTCTAAAATATTTCTTTCTAAAGTACAAAATCTCGGAACCTTGAAAAAAATGCCCGTGAGCTTTGAAGGCTTTATTGACCCGTCAGAAGGATATAGGGAAAATTTGGGGAGGGACTACGAAGATTATGTAGATAAGTCTGCTGTAAAGGATATTAACGGTAATTTATTACATTCAAATCCAGCGGAAATGACAAACGCTTTTGTTTATCTTGAACTACCCTCAAGTGGTGAAACTAATATATTAAATATTTCTGACAGCTTCAGCGGAATTATCTACTGTGAAGGAAACCTGAAGATAACAGGTAGCGGCAATTTTAACGGGGCAATCATTGCCGAGGGTAATATTACGGTTGTAAATGATGCTTCTATCAGTTATGACGAAGAAGTTATTCAAAATGTTTTGGAGAAGGATAATGACGCATATTGCTTCTTTTCAAAGCTTAGCAGTTTTGAAAATCAAACTAATAAATCAAAAGGGTTTATAGACAAATCAGCTATATTTAACAGTGACGGAAGCTTACGTTCTTGGGTTAAGACTGATCCAACCGGAATGCAGAAAAATTTTATTTATTTTAAGAACAATAACAGCACGTTGCATTCTGGAAATTATCAGGGGATTATTTATTGCGAAGGAAATCTCAACATTGAAAATGGTGTAACCTTAAATGGGGCAATTATATGCGAGGGTAATGTAACCGTTGAAGGAGGTTCAACAATTACCTATGATGAAAAGGTTATAAAGAACGTATTAAAAGACGCAAACGTCAGACGATTTTTTGCTCCAGGCGAAATGGGTTCAGATATTATTAGTAATTATACAACAACAGCTTCTGATGGGGCAGTACGGCTGACGAATGTCAAACGTTTTCAAATTGTCGAATGGAAAGAGGAACAACAATAA